The following are encoded together in the Lysobacter silvisoli genome:
- a CDS encoding TolC family protein, protein MWLRPAASAVLTAALCVATPARAANVPVATSAAPAPARFTLDDAYARIGQAHPDLRLFAGQRRVLEAQRDAQSQRPPWTLGVAVDNALGSGALSGFKGAEVSLSLASVFERGGKLDARRALAQSNIDALAVERESRRLDLLAEAARRYLAIVAAQQRIELAEFDIGQRKRSVAAARVRLQAGASPESGLLTAQAALARAELDRSRGEQSLLAARQHLAALWGERDPGFAQVAGDAYALPAIQDAAALAALLDRTPELERFVQARRIGEARVRLARSQASADLGWQVGVIRQQDSRDTALLGAVSMPLGQRARAEPEIRGAEAALAVLETEREAKGLSLYSTLVEAHGRYRVAALEVQRLGQDVLPRLRRAEAAADTAYRAGAISYLELAMLQAESVAVRQQRLDAAVDAQLALIELQRLTGESFLAPAPGATP, encoded by the coding sequence ATGTGGTTGCGTCCGGCGGCTTCGGCCGTCCTGACCGCCGCGCTGTGCGTTGCGACGCCGGCGCGGGCGGCTAACGTTCCTGTTGCAACATCCGCCGCGCCTGCCCCAGCGCGGTTCACCCTCGACGATGCCTACGCGCGCATCGGCCAGGCCCATCCCGATCTGCGCCTGTTCGCCGGCCAACGCCGGGTGCTGGAAGCGCAGCGCGACGCGCAGTCGCAGCGCCCGCCCTGGACCCTGGGCGTAGCGGTCGACAACGCGCTGGGCAGCGGCGCGCTCAGCGGCTTCAAGGGCGCCGAGGTCAGCCTGAGCCTGGCCTCGGTGTTCGAACGCGGCGGCAAGCTGGACGCGCGCCGCGCGCTGGCGCAAAGCAATATCGACGCGCTGGCGGTGGAGCGCGAAAGCCGGCGCCTGGACCTGCTGGCCGAGGCCGCGCGCCGCTACCTGGCCATCGTCGCCGCGCAGCAGCGCATCGAACTGGCCGAATTCGACATCGGCCAGCGCAAGCGCAGCGTCGCCGCCGCGCGCGTGCGCCTGCAGGCCGGCGCCTCGCCCGAGTCCGGCCTGCTCACCGCGCAGGCCGCGCTGGCGCGCGCCGAACTCGACCGCAGCCGCGGCGAGCAAAGCCTGCTGGCCGCGCGCCAGCACCTGGCCGCGCTGTGGGGCGAACGCGATCCCGGCTTCGCCCAGGTCGCCGGCGACGCCTACGCGCTGCCTGCGATCCAGGACGCGGCCGCGCTGGCCGCCCTGCTCGACCGCACGCCCGAACTCGAACGCTTCGTGCAGGCCCGGCGCATCGGCGAGGCGCGCGTGCGCCTGGCGCGCAGCCAAGCCAGCGCCGACCTGGGCTGGCAAGTGGGCGTGATCCGCCAGCAGGACAGCCGCGATACCGCCCTGCTCGGCGCGGTGTCGATGCCGCTGGGCCAGCGCGCGCGCGCCGAACCCGAGATTCGCGGCGCCGAAGCGGCGCTGGCGGTGCTGGAGACCGAACGCGAAGCCAAGGGCCTGTCGCTGTACTCCACCCTGGTCGAAGCGCACGGCCGCTACCGCGTCGCCGCGCTGGAAGTGCAGCGGCTGGGCCAGGACGTGCTGCCGCGCCTGCGCCGTGCCGAAGCCGCCGCCGACACCGCCTACCGCGCCGGCGCGATCAGCTACCTGGAACTGGCGATGCTGCAGGCCGAAAGCGTGGCCGTGCGCCAGCAACGGCTGGACGCCGCCGTGGACGCGCAGCTGGCCCTGATCGAACTGCAGCGCCTGACCGGCGAATCCTTCCTAGCCCCCGCCCCCGGAGCCACGCCATGA
- a CDS encoding efflux RND transporter periplasmic adaptor subunit: MKPELILAAGLLALGLSACGGSEAPAADADHAQEAHAAQQPHDDDEHAQREHGNEAGHDEQAPQSTRIPDAIARKSGVVVAAAGPGTIADEHDVQGLITPREGRVARITARYPGPVRSLRANVGDRVQAGQALASIDSNLSLTTYSVSTPISGVVLARNASVGEVAVEGTALFEIADLSTLWVDLHVFGADASHLRPGLPVTVSRMGEDSGTQTVIDRILPGTATASQSTVARASIANPDGLWRPGAAVRARVTVEQKPVALAVPLTALQRMDGQDVVFVRQGDTYLTRPVRIGQRDARRMEVLSGLKPGEQVVVEQSFLIKADIEKAGAAHEH, translated from the coding sequence ATGAAGCCCGAACTGATCCTGGCCGCCGGCCTGCTGGCCCTGGGCCTGAGCGCCTGCGGCGGCAGCGAAGCCCCCGCCGCCGATGCCGACCACGCGCAGGAAGCGCACGCTGCGCAGCAGCCGCACGACGACGACGAACACGCGCAGCGCGAACACGGCAACGAGGCCGGCCACGACGAGCAAGCGCCGCAAAGCACGCGTATCCCCGACGCCATCGCGCGCAAGTCCGGCGTGGTCGTGGCCGCCGCCGGCCCCGGCACCATCGCCGACGAGCACGACGTGCAGGGCCTGATCACGCCGCGCGAAGGCCGCGTCGCGCGCATCACCGCGCGCTACCCCGGCCCAGTGCGCTCGCTGCGCGCCAACGTAGGCGACCGGGTCCAGGCCGGCCAGGCCCTGGCCAGCATCGACAGCAACCTCAGCCTGACCACCTACAGCGTGTCCACGCCGATCTCCGGGGTGGTCCTGGCGCGCAACGCCTCGGTCGGCGAAGTCGCGGTGGAAGGCACGGCGCTGTTCGAGATCGCCGACCTGTCCACGCTGTGGGTGGACCTGCACGTATTCGGCGCCGACGCCTCGCACCTGCGCCCGGGCCTGCCGGTCACGGTCTCGCGCATGGGCGAGGACAGCGGCACGCAGACCGTCATCGACCGCATCCTGCCGGGCACCGCCACCGCCAGCCAGAGCACGGTGGCGCGCGCGTCCATCGCCAATCCCGACGGCCTGTGGCGCCCCGGCGCGGCGGTGCGCGCACGGGTCACGGTGGAACAAAAGCCGGTGGCGCTGGCGGTGCCGCTGACCGCGCTGCAGCGCATGGACGGGCAGGACGTGGTGTTCGTGCGCCAGGGCGATACCTACCTGACGCGGCCGGTCCGCATCGGCCAGCGCGATGCGCGGCGCATGGAGGTGCTGTCCGGCCTCAAGCCCGGCGAGCAGGTGGTGGTGGAGCAGAGTTTCCTGATCAAGGCCGACATCGAAAAAGCGGGGGCCGCGCATGAGCACTGA
- a CDS encoding xanthine dehydrogenase family protein molybdopterin-binding subunit produces the protein MNATPLATRRQFLKAGALAGGGLVVGFLIPGARRFAMAEPAAAAAAAAPFVPNAFVRIGEDDSVTVLLAHSEMGQGIWTGLAMLIAEELDADWSKIRVEHAPAAPAYAHTAFGAQMTGGSTSIWSEFDRYRQAGATARALLVQAAAQRFGVPATEVTTANGVASGGGKSARYGELAAEAAKLPAPAAAAALKDAKDWKIIGKPTKRLDTPEKITGKAKFGMDVQFEGLLTAVVARPPVFGGTVKSFDASAAKAVAGVRDVVQVPTGVAVVADHYWAAKLGRDALKVEWDLGPNAGLDTAKLREEFRKLAATPGAVAAQAGDAAAALAKAGKTVDAEYNVPYLAHAPMEPLNCTVKIDASGCDIWTGTQFQTVDQQVAAGILGLKPEQVRIHTLFLGGGFGRRATPTSDFVSEAVQVAKAAGKPVKTVWSREDDVRGGYYRPMYLQQARVAVDAEGYPVAWQHRMVGQSIIMGTPFEAMMVKNGVDATSVEGVADSPYVKDLPNHRVELHSPKTGIPVLWWRSVGHSYNAFVMESLIDELAHAAGKDPVEYRRALLKAHPRHLAALNLAAEKAGWGSPVEKGRGRGVAVHESFGSFLAQIAEVSVENGAIRVHKVVCAIDCGVAVNPEGVRAQMESGIAFGLGAALHSELSFQDGRVQQSNYHDYRVLRINEMPVVEVHIVPSTERMGGAGEPGTAPVAPAVANAVYALTGQRLRELPLRLKA, from the coding sequence GTGAACGCAACGCCCCTCGCTACACGACGCCAGTTCCTCAAGGCCGGTGCGCTGGCCGGCGGCGGACTGGTGGTCGGTTTCCTGATTCCCGGCGCGCGCCGTTTCGCCATGGCCGAACCCGCGGCCGCTGCGGCCGCCGCCGCGCCGTTCGTGCCCAACGCCTTCGTGCGCATCGGCGAAGACGACAGCGTGACCGTGTTGCTCGCGCATTCGGAAATGGGCCAGGGCATCTGGACCGGCCTGGCCATGCTGATCGCCGAGGAACTGGACGCGGACTGGTCCAAGATCCGGGTCGAGCACGCGCCGGCCGCGCCCGCGTATGCGCACACCGCGTTCGGCGCGCAGATGACCGGCGGCTCCACCAGCATCTGGTCGGAGTTCGACCGCTACCGCCAGGCCGGTGCGACCGCACGCGCGTTGCTGGTGCAGGCCGCGGCGCAACGCTTCGGCGTGCCCGCGACCGAGGTGACCACCGCCAACGGCGTGGCCAGCGGCGGCGGCAAGAGCGCGCGCTACGGCGAGCTCGCCGCCGAGGCGGCCAAGCTGCCCGCGCCGGCGGCCGCAGCCGCGCTCAAGGACGCCAAGGACTGGAAGATCATCGGCAAGCCGACCAAGCGCCTGGACACGCCGGAGAAGATCACCGGCAAGGCGAAGTTCGGCATGGACGTGCAGTTCGAGGGCCTGCTGACCGCAGTGGTGGCGCGCCCGCCGGTGTTCGGCGGCACGGTCAAATCCTTCGATGCCAGCGCGGCCAAGGCCGTGGCCGGCGTGCGCGATGTGGTCCAGGTGCCCACCGGCGTGGCCGTGGTCGCCGATCACTACTGGGCGGCCAAGCTCGGCCGCGATGCGCTGAAAGTGGAATGGGACCTAGGCCCGAACGCGGGCCTGGACACGGCCAAGCTGCGCGAGGAATTCCGCAAGCTCGCCGCCACGCCGGGCGCGGTGGCCGCGCAGGCCGGCGACGCCGCTGCTGCGCTGGCCAAGGCCGGCAAGACCGTGGACGCCGAGTACAACGTGCCCTATCTGGCGCACGCGCCGATGGAACCCTTGAACTGCACGGTCAAGATCGACGCCAGCGGCTGCGACATCTGGACCGGCACCCAGTTCCAGACCGTGGACCAGCAGGTCGCCGCCGGCATCCTCGGGCTCAAGCCCGAGCAGGTGCGTATCCACACCCTGTTCCTGGGCGGCGGCTTCGGCCGGCGCGCCACGCCCACCTCGGACTTCGTGTCCGAAGCGGTGCAGGTGGCCAAGGCCGCGGGCAAGCCGGTCAAGACGGTGTGGTCGCGCGAGGACGACGTGCGCGGCGGCTATTACCGGCCGATGTACCTGCAGCAGGCGCGCGTGGCGGTGGATGCGGAAGGCTATCCGGTGGCCTGGCAGCACCGCATGGTCGGGCAGTCGATCATCATGGGCACGCCGTTCGAGGCGATGATGGTCAAGAACGGCGTCGACGCGACCTCGGTCGAGGGCGTGGCCGACTCGCCCTACGTCAAGGATCTGCCGAATCACCGGGTGGAGCTGCATTCGCCCAAGACCGGCATACCGGTGCTGTGGTGGCGCTCGGTCGGCCACAGCTACAACGCTTTCGTCATGGAAAGCCTGATCGACGAGCTCGCGCATGCGGCGGGCAAGGACCCGGTCGAATACCGGCGCGCGTTGCTCAAGGCGCATCCGCGCCATCTGGCGGCGCTGAATCTGGCGGCGGAAAAAGCCGGCTGGGGTTCGCCGGTGGAGAAGGGGCGCGGGCGCGGCGTGGCGGTGCACGAGTCTTTCGGCAGTTTCCTGGCGCAGATCGCCGAGGTGTCGGTGGAGAACGGCGCGATCCGGGTGCACAAGGTGGTGTGCGCGATCGACTGCGGCGTGGCGGTGAATCCGGAGGGCGTGCGTGCGCAGATGGAATCGGGCATCGCCTTCGGTCTGGGCGCAGCGCTGCACAGCGAGTTGAGTTTCCAGGACGGCCGCGTACAGCAGTCCAACTATCACGACTACCGCGTGCTTCGGATCAACGAAATGCCGGTGGTCGAGGTCCACATCGTGCCCAGTACCGAGCGCATGGGCGGCGCCGGCGAGCCCGGCACCGCGCCGGTGGCGCCGGCGGTGGCCAATGCGGTGTACGCCCTGACCGGGCAGCGCCTGCGCGAACTGCCGTTGCGGCTGAAGGCCTGA
- a CDS encoding (2Fe-2S)-binding protein produces MKLHVNGAEHEIDAPPDMPLLWALRDLLQLTGTKFGCGIAQCGACTVHVDGAPRRACVTPVSAVAGQKIVTIEGLSPDGRHPVQQAWAELDVVQCGYCQSGQIMSAAALLAKVPAPTDTDIDQALAGNICRCGTYPRIRAAVKRAAGLGKA; encoded by the coding sequence ATGAAACTGCACGTCAACGGTGCCGAGCACGAGATCGACGCGCCGCCGGACATGCCGCTGTTGTGGGCATTGCGCGATCTGCTGCAACTCACCGGGACCAAGTTCGGCTGCGGCATCGCCCAATGCGGCGCCTGCACCGTGCATGTGGACGGCGCCCCGCGCCGTGCCTGCGTGACGCCGGTATCGGCGGTGGCAGGGCAGAAGATCGTCACCATCGAAGGCCTGTCGCCCGACGGCCGCCACCCGGTGCAGCAGGCCTGGGCCGAGCTGGACGTGGTCCAGTGCGGCTACTGCCAGTCCGGACAGATCATGTCCGCGGCCGCGCTGCTGGCCAAGGTGCCCGCGCCCACCGACACCGATATCGACCAGGCCCTGGCCGGCAACATCTGCCGCTGCGGCACCTACCCGCGCATCCGCGCGGCGGTGAAGCGCGCGGCGGGATTGGGCAAGGCCTGA
- a CDS encoding efflux RND transporter permease subunit: protein MLERIIGFAIGHRWLMLALTVALIALGVWSFRQLPIDATPDITNVQVQINTQAPGYSPLEAEQRVTFPIETALAGLPKLDYTRSLSRYGLSQVTVVFEDGTDLYFARQQVAERLQQVKSQIPDGLEPELGPTATGLGEIFMYTVDAQEGARKPDGTPYTATDLRTLQDWVIRPQLRNTPGVTEVNTIGGYARQIHITPSPARLMALNLSQRDLVAALAANNQNVGAGYIERNGEQFLVRVPGQIADIAAIGDIVLDRRDGVPIRVRDVAEVGEGPELRSGAATQNGHEVVLGTVFMLVGANSREVSQAAAVKLQAANASLPQGVSANPVYDRTALVDRTIGTVAKNLIEGALLVVIVLFALLGNFRASLITALVIPLAMLFTIIGMVRGGVSGNLMSLGALDFGLIVDGAVIIIENCLRRFGEAQHALGRELNLKERHALTASATAEVIRPSLFGLGIITAVYLPIFALSGIEGKMFHPMAITVVLALTGAMLLSLSFVPAAIAVFLGGKVAEKENRAMAWIKRRYAPALDWALRSRVTVMAATAALVIGSGLLASRMGTEFVPSLDEGDVAVQAMRIPGTSLSQSVTMQKTMEQAFLALPEVERVFSKIGTAEVASDPMPPSVADTFLILKPRERWPDPGKRKQALTAEIEAVARSLPGNNFEFTQPIQMRMNELISGVRADVAVKIYGDDLQQLLKVAQRVEALAKQVPGAADVKTEQVTGLPMLSIEPDRRALAVYGLNPAAVQETVATAVGGEVAGQLFEGDRRFDLVVRLPEALRQDPAALADLPIPLPANAADGGRDESSRDATWAAGAPRTVPLREVAKIESVLGPNQINRENGKRRIVVTANVRDRDLGGFVAELRQRIDAQVKVPEGYWIGYGGTFEQLISASQRLAVVVPVTLVLIFALLFWAFGSAKDAAIVFSGVPLALTGGVIALALRGIPLSISAGVGFIALSGVAVLNGLVMIAFIRKLREQGDPLDNAIVDGALGRLRPVLMTALVASLGFIPMAFNVGAGSEVQRPLATVVIGGIVSSTLLTLLVLPVLYRWLHRKDEDGRRDDGTAPAQPAPAH from the coding sequence CTGCTCGAACGCATCATCGGCTTCGCCATCGGCCATCGCTGGCTGATGCTGGCGCTGACCGTGGCGCTGATCGCGCTGGGCGTGTGGAGCTTCCGCCAGCTGCCGATCGACGCCACGCCCGATATCACCAACGTGCAGGTGCAGATCAACACCCAGGCGCCGGGCTATTCGCCGCTGGAAGCCGAGCAGCGGGTGACCTTCCCGATCGAAACCGCGTTGGCGGGCTTGCCCAAGCTCGACTACACCCGCTCGTTGTCGCGCTACGGGTTGTCGCAGGTGACGGTGGTGTTCGAAGACGGCACCGATCTGTATTTCGCCCGCCAGCAGGTGGCCGAACGCCTGCAACAGGTGAAGTCGCAGATCCCCGACGGCCTGGAGCCCGAGCTGGGCCCCACCGCCACCGGCCTGGGCGAGATCTTCATGTACACCGTCGACGCACAGGAGGGCGCACGCAAACCCGACGGCACGCCCTATACCGCCACCGACCTGCGCACCCTGCAGGACTGGGTGATCCGGCCGCAGCTGCGCAATACGCCCGGCGTCACCGAGGTCAACACCATCGGCGGCTACGCGCGGCAGATCCACATCACGCCGAGTCCGGCGCGGCTGATGGCCTTGAACCTGAGCCAGCGCGACCTGGTCGCGGCGCTGGCGGCCAACAACCAGAACGTCGGCGCCGGCTACATCGAGCGCAACGGCGAGCAGTTCCTGGTGCGCGTGCCCGGCCAGATCGCCGACATCGCCGCGATCGGCGACATCGTGCTCGACCGCCGCGACGGCGTGCCGATCCGCGTGCGCGACGTGGCCGAGGTCGGCGAAGGGCCGGAGCTGCGCAGCGGCGCGGCCACCCAGAACGGCCACGAGGTGGTGCTGGGCACGGTGTTCATGCTGGTCGGCGCCAACAGCCGCGAGGTCTCGCAGGCCGCCGCAGTCAAGCTGCAGGCGGCCAACGCCAGCCTGCCCCAGGGCGTGAGCGCCAACCCGGTCTACGACCGCACCGCGCTGGTGGACCGCACCATCGGCACCGTGGCCAAGAACCTGATCGAAGGCGCCTTGCTGGTGGTGATCGTGCTGTTCGCGCTGCTGGGCAACTTCCGCGCCTCGCTGATCACCGCGCTGGTGATCCCCCTGGCGATGCTGTTCACCATCATCGGCATGGTCCGCGGCGGCGTCTCTGGGAATTTGATGAGCCTGGGCGCGCTGGACTTCGGCCTGATCGTGGACGGCGCGGTCATCATCATCGAGAACTGCCTGCGCCGCTTCGGCGAAGCCCAGCACGCCTTGGGCCGCGAGCTGAACCTCAAGGAGCGCCACGCGCTCACCGCCTCGGCCACGGCCGAAGTGATCCGCCCCAGCCTGTTCGGCCTGGGCATCATCACCGCGGTGTACCTGCCGATCTTCGCGCTGAGCGGCATCGAAGGAAAAATGTTCCACCCCATGGCGATCACCGTGGTGCTGGCGCTGACCGGCGCCATGCTGCTCTCGCTGAGCTTCGTGCCGGCGGCGATCGCGGTGTTCCTGGGCGGCAAGGTCGCGGAAAAGGAAAACCGCGCCATGGCCTGGATCAAGCGCCGCTACGCGCCCGCGCTGGACTGGGCGCTGCGCAGCCGGGTCACGGTGATGGCCGCGACCGCAGCGCTGGTGATCGGCAGCGGCCTGCTGGCCTCGCGCATGGGCACCGAGTTCGTGCCCAGCCTCGACGAGGGCGACGTGGCGGTGCAGGCCATGCGCATCCCCGGCACCAGCCTGAGCCAGTCGGTGACCATGCAAAAAACCATGGAACAGGCGTTCCTGGCGCTGCCGGAAGTGGAGCGGGTGTTCAGCAAGATCGGCACCGCCGAGGTCGCCAGCGACCCGATGCCGCCGTCGGTGGCCGACACCTTCCTGATCCTCAAACCGCGCGAACGGTGGCCCGATCCGGGCAAGCGCAAGCAGGCGCTGACCGCGGAGATCGAAGCGGTGGCGCGCAGCCTGCCCGGCAACAACTTCGAGTTCACCCAGCCGATCCAGATGCGCATGAACGAGCTGATCTCGGGGGTGCGCGCCGACGTGGCGGTGAAGATCTACGGCGACGACCTGCAACAGCTGCTCAAGGTCGCCCAGCGCGTGGAAGCGTTGGCCAAGCAAGTGCCCGGCGCGGCCGACGTCAAGACCGAACAGGTCACCGGCCTGCCCATGCTCAGCATCGAACCCGACCGGCGCGCGCTGGCGGTGTACGGGCTGAATCCGGCGGCGGTGCAGGAGACCGTGGCCACCGCGGTCGGCGGCGAGGTCGCCGGGCAGCTGTTCGAAGGCGACCGCCGCTTCGATCTGGTGGTGCGCCTGCCCGAAGCCTTGCGCCAGGACCCGGCGGCGCTGGCCGACCTGCCGATCCCGTTGCCGGCCAACGCCGCCGACGGCGGCCGCGACGAGTCCAGCCGCGACGCCACCTGGGCCGCCGGCGCGCCGCGCACGGTGCCGCTGCGCGAAGTGGCCAAGATCGAATCGGTGCTGGGCCCGAACCAGATCAACCGCGAGAACGGCAAGCGCCGCATCGTGGTCACCGCCAACGTGCGCGACCGCGACCTGGGCGGCTTCGTCGCCGAGCTACGCCAACGCATCGACGCGCAGGTGAAGGTGCCCGAAGGCTACTGGATCGGCTACGGCGGCACCTTCGAGCAGCTGATCTCGGCCAGCCAACGCCTGGCGGTGGTGGTGCCGGTGACCCTGGTGCTGATCTTCGCCCTGCTGTTCTGGGCCTTCGGCTCGGCCAAGGACGCGGCCATCGTGTTCAGCGGCGTGCCGCTGGCGTTGACCGGCGGCGTGATCGCCTTGGCCCTGCGCGGCATCCCGCTGTCGATCTCCGCCGGCGTGGGCTTCATCGCCCTGTCCGGCGTGGCGGTGCTCAATGGCCTGGTCATGATCGCCTTCATCCGCAAGCTGCGCGAACAGGGCGACCCGCTGGACAACGCCATCGTCGACGGCGCCCTCGGCCGACTGCGGCCGGTGCTGATGACCGCGCTGGTGGCTTCGCTGGGCTTCATCCCCATGGCCTTCAACGTCGGCGCCGGCTCGGAAGTGCAGCGGCCGCTGGCGACGGTGGTGATCGGCGGCATCGTGTCCTCGACCCTGTTGACGCTGCTGGTGCTGCCGGTGCTTTACCGTTGGCTGCACCGCAAGGACGAAGACGGCCGCCGCGACGACGGCACTGCGCCCGCGCAGCCCGCCCCCGCGCACTGA